A window of the Fibrobacter sp. UWH4 genome harbors these coding sequences:
- a CDS encoding ATP-dependent helicase — MMGNFDLTNGPVSAITDGLDNEQRLAVETTEGYIRVIAGAGSGKTRTLTHRYLYLAKELGISPSNILCATFSNKAAFEMKKRIRTMLKGDDSGYISTFHSFCVRLLREDIHVLQFPKEFLVLDEEDQKSLVKKAYTELGYSLKDLRISSVIDFIGGRKGNDISYVQWFAGHDSASANDDLLKMVENAPDKWHKVYFRYLYEQKKNFALDFDDLILVTLYILQRFPEKLKKWSERMMYVMVDEFQDIDLQQYQLAELLSSYHHNLFVVGDPDQTIYGWRGADVNRILEFDKVHKDAKTILLQNNYRSTPSILKLPDAVIRNNEFRIEKVLRPMRSGGKTPVFCHAKNTRDEASWIVENIQEAIANGVAKKDIAVLYRMHAQSRSVEEALMTADIPYKVYSGVGFYQRAEIKDAICYLRMLVYGDDMAFLRTVNTPKRQFGPKKVAALAALADEQGMSLYETLLQICSVAGALPLAQAKDAAVAEAVVAKPFALSAEQCKAFLAKSKVVEFVSLIEKFRFKYREMPITEVFTRLMRESRYEEMLRLDGDENRLDNLAELKQGLLEFENILEEDATLDEFLQNIVLFTNSDENDGDRDRVQLMTIHNSKGLEFPYVFVCGMNEGFFPVKRIENKMQLEEERRLAYVALTRAENVLFLSDAEDGVGEESSRYPSRFLLEMDMTDLHVVRGVSEKLLQEARAYIAESDRNRELFSDETLGLVKRAPAAEFAVGDRVFHRIMGFGSVAKVDEQALCYQIKFDKIETPRAIQFDFPLKRVVDSETLED, encoded by the coding sequence ATGATGGGTAATTTTGACTTGACAAATGGACCGGTTTCGGCAATCACGGACGGGCTCGATAACGAGCAGAGGCTCGCTGTAGAGACGACCGAAGGCTATATCCGCGTGATTGCGGGGGCAGGTTCCGGCAAGACCCGGACGCTCACGCACCGTTACCTGTACCTGGCCAAGGAGCTTGGAATTTCGCCGTCGAATATCTTATGTGCGACTTTTTCGAACAAGGCCGCCTTCGAGATGAAAAAACGAATCCGCACCATGCTGAAAGGGGACGATTCGGGCTATATTTCGACTTTCCACAGCTTTTGCGTGCGGCTCTTGCGCGAAGATATCCACGTGCTCCAGTTCCCAAAGGAGTTCCTTGTTCTCGACGAAGAGGACCAGAAGTCGCTCGTGAAAAAGGCCTACACCGAGCTCGGCTATTCGCTCAAGGATTTGCGCATCAGTAGCGTAATCGACTTTATTGGCGGTCGCAAGGGCAACGATATCTCGTATGTGCAGTGGTTTGCGGGGCACGATTCGGCCTCGGCCAACGACGACTTGCTCAAGATGGTGGAAAATGCCCCTGACAAGTGGCATAAGGTCTATTTTCGCTATCTTTATGAACAGAAAAAGAACTTTGCGCTTGACTTTGATGACTTGATATTGGTGACCCTGTACATATTGCAACGTTTCCCCGAAAAGCTCAAGAAGTGGAGCGAACGCATGATGTACGTGATGGTCGACGAGTTTCAGGACATAGACCTGCAGCAGTACCAGCTTGCAGAGCTCCTTTCGAGCTACCATCATAATTTGTTCGTGGTCGGCGACCCGGACCAGACGATTTACGGCTGGCGTGGCGCCGATGTGAATCGCATCCTGGAATTCGACAAGGTGCACAAGGACGCAAAGACGATTCTTTTGCAGAACAATTACCGCAGTACGCCGAGCATCTTGAAACTCCCCGATGCGGTTATCAGGAACAACGAGTTCCGTATCGAGAAAGTGCTGCGTCCCATGCGTAGCGGCGGTAAGACGCCCGTGTTCTGTCACGCGAAAAATACCCGCGACGAGGCTTCGTGGATTGTTGAAAACATTCAGGAAGCGATTGCGAACGGGGTCGCGAAAAAGGATATCGCGGTGCTTTACCGCATGCACGCGCAGTCGCGCTCCGTCGAAGAGGCGCTGATGACCGCCGATATTCCCTACAAGGTCTATAGCGGCGTGGGCTTTTACCAGCGGGCCGAAATCAAGGATGCCATTTGCTACTTGCGTATGCTGGTGTACGGCGACGATATGGCTTTCTTGCGTACGGTGAACACGCCCAAGCGGCAGTTCGGCCCGAAAAAGGTGGCGGCACTTGCGGCTCTTGCCGATGAACAGGGAATGTCGCTGTACGAAACCTTGCTGCAGATATGTTCTGTGGCGGGAGCTTTGCCGCTTGCCCAGGCGAAGGATGCGGCGGTTGCGGAGGCGGTGGTTGCGAAACCTTTTGCGCTGAGTGCGGAGCAGTGCAAGGCTTTCCTTGCGAAAAGCAAGGTGGTGGAGTTCGTCTCGCTCATTGAAAAGTTCCGTTTCAAGTACCGCGAAATGCCTATTACCGAAGTGTTTACGCGGCTCATGCGCGAATCCCGCTACGAGGAAATGCTGCGTCTCGATGGCGACGAAAACCGCCTCGACAACCTTGCGGAACTCAAACAGGGCCTGCTCGAATTTGAAAACATTCTCGAAGAAGATGCGACGCTCGACGAATTTTTGCAGAACATTGTGCTGTTTACGAACTCCGACGAGAACGACGGCGACCGTGACCGCGTGCAGCTGATGACCATCCACAATTCCAAGGGACTGGAATTTCCCTACGTGTTCGTATGTGGAATGAACGAGGGCTTTTTCCCGGTCAAGCGCATCGAGAACAAGATGCAGCTCGAAGAGGAACGCCGTCTTGCGTACGTGGCGCTTACCCGTGCCGAGAATGTGCTGTTCCTGAGCGATGCCGAAGACGGCGTCGGCGAAGAATCGAGTCGCTACCCGTCGCGGTTCCTGCTCGAAATGGATATGACCGACTTGCATGTGGTCCGTGGCGTTTCCGAGAAGCTACTGCAAGAGGCTCGCGCCTACATAGCTGAATCTGACCGCAACCGAGAACTTTTCAGCGACGAAACTTTGGGCCTCGTGAAAAGGGCGCCTGCTGCGGAATTTGCCGTGGGCGACCGCGTTTTCCACCGCATCATGGGCTTTGGGAGCGTCGCCAAGGTCGATGAACAGGCCCTTTGCTACCAGATTAAATTCGATAAAATTGAAACCCCGCGGGCGATTCAATTCGATTTTCCGCTCAAGCGGGTGGTGGACAGCGAAACCCTGGAGGATTAA